One genomic segment of Entelurus aequoreus isolate RoL-2023_Sb linkage group LG25, RoL_Eaeq_v1.1, whole genome shotgun sequence includes these proteins:
- the LOC133642972 gene encoding cathepsin D-like — protein MTRLGTFFIVLVLLVAPSIAIKRVPLKKMRTLRRLISDNGMSLDQIRTLAKTSGAPDNAPSPQLPVERLTNFMDAQYFGTISIGSPPQDFTVLFDTGSSNLWVPSIHCSFFDVACWIHHRYNSKKSSTYVQNGTDFSIRYGRGSLSGFISGDTVTIAGLPVPGQQFGEAVKQPGITFAVARFDGVLGMAYPSISVANVTPVFDTAMAAKLLPQNVFSFYISRDPAAAVGGELMLGGSDPQYYTGDLHYVNVTRKAYWQIEMNEVDVGPQLTVCKTGCQAIVDTGTSLIVGPVEEIRALQKAIGALPLLMGEYWIDCKKIDTLPVISFNIGGKMFNLTGEDYVMKESQMGTSICLSGFMAMDIPPPAGPLWILGDVFIRKYYTVFDRSADRVGFARAK, from the exons ATGACACGACTGGGGACTTTCTTTATAGTTCTGGTACTGCTTGTAGCGCCCAGTATCGCCATTAAAAG ggtTCCCCTTAAGAAGATGAGGACACTCCGTCGCCTCATTAGCGATAATGGGATGTCTCTGGATCAAATTCGGACCTTGGCGAAGACGAGCGGAGCTCCTGACAACGCCCCCTCGCCACAACTACCCGTGGAGAGACTGACTAACTTCATGGAT GCCCAGTACTTTGGTACCATCAGTATTGGTTCCCCGCCTCAGGACTTCACAGTGCTGTTTGACACTGGCTCCTCCAACCTCTGGGTGCCCTCCATTCACTGCTCCTTCTTTGATGTCGCCTGCT GGATCCATCACCGCTACAACTCCAAGAAGTCAAGCACATATGTTCAGAATGGTACCGACTTCTCCATCCGCTACGGCAGAGGCAGCCTGTCGGGCTTCATCAGCGGAGACACGGTCACT ATAGCAGGTTTGCCCGTGCCCGGCCAGCAGTTTGGGGAAGCGGTGAAGCAGCCCGGTATTACATTCGCCGTGGCCCGCTTCGACGGGGTACTGGGCATGGCCTACCCGTCCATATCGGTCGCCAACGTCACGCCTGTGTTTGACACGGCCATGGCAGCCAAGCTGCTGCCGCAGAACGTCTTCTCTTTCTACATAAGCAG AGACCCCGCAGCGGCTGTGGGAGGAGAGCTGATGTTGGGTGGGAGCGACCCGCAGTACTACACCGGAGATCTGCACTACGTCAACGTCACACGCAAGGCCTACTGGCAGATTGAGATGAACGA AGTGGACGTGGGCCCCCAGCTGACAGTCTGCAAGACGGGCTGCCAGGCCATCGTGGACACAGGGACTTCCCTGATCGTCGGCCCCGTGGAGGAAATCCGAGCACTGCAGAAAGCCATCGGAGCTCTGCCTTTACTCATGGGAGAG TACTGGATTGACTGCAAGAAGATCGACACCCTCCCCGTCATCTCCTTCAACATAGGAGGGAAGATGTTCAACCTGACTGGAGAGGATTATGTCATGAAG GAGTCCCAGATGGGAACTTCAATCTGCCTGTCAGGCTTCATGGCCATGGACATTCCGCCCCCTGCAGGACCTCTGTGGATCCTGGGAGACGTCTTCATCAGGAAGTATTACACCGTCTTTGACAGGAGTGCTGACCGTGTGGGATTTGCACGAGCCAAGTAG
- the LOC133642967 gene encoding mitochondrial dynamics protein MID51-like — MAGVNGDRKGKKDDNGIGTAIDFMLSNAKLVLGVGGAAMLGIATLAVKRMYDRAISAPTSPTKMEQKGKRSWEEPVWVGSSPRVLNHDMKATVSRSLQSLPTSSNSMESDCLRRAMSRAAVKDSGPTQSDLLRARMRLSLQERLWEFYQNNVDIPTEEQALARRAALDICAELRVFLHAKLPDMPLREMYLSGSLYDDLQVVMADHAQLMVPLILDKNLWSFIPGEDTIMNVPGFWLVRRENLEYFPRNSSYWDRCMVGGYLSPKSVLDVFDKMVGSINWPAIGSVLDYVIRPVVPSETLTLEVQYEHDRKLSVDFLPLLVMEDGTSLIAKPHRLAAERHQNLWRQSFRVAETARLRALDQEDGGYRCACLKVAKAVCKLNPALNRLNASQLTNTILLLSEKQSDWTHEALADNFLQLLKELVGHLEAGQLPCALNPKVNLFCELTEQEVDELGYMLYCTLSDPESLLRTAATHLPHPSTCPGDLMDSRR; from the exons ATGGCAGGAGTGAACGGAGACCGTAAAGGGAAGAAAGATGACAATGGCATCGGTACAGCCATCGACTTCATGCTTTCCAACGCGAAGCTTGTTCTGGGCGTCGGTGGAGCAGCCATGCTTGGCATCGCAACGCTGGCTGTCAAAAGA ATGTACGACCGTGCCATCAGCGCTCCAACCAGTCCCACCAAGATGGAGCAGAAAGGAAAGCGAAGCTGGGAGGAGCCCGTCTGGGTGGGTTCTTCACCTCGGGTTCTGAACCATGACATGAAGGCCACTGTTAGCAGGTCACTCCAGTCCCTGCCCACCTCCTCAAATTCAATGGAATCAG ACTGTCTGCGGAGGGCTATGAGTCGAGCTGCTGTCAAAGACAGTGGCCCCACTCAGTCCGACCTGCTGCGTGCTCGGATGCGTCTGTCCTTGCAGGAGCGCCTGTGGGAGTTCTACCAGAACAACGTAGACATTCCCACGGAGGAGCAGGCTCTGGCCCGTAGGGCGGCGCTGGACATCTGTGCTGAGCTGCGAGTGTTTCTCCACGCCAAACTGCCCGACATGCCTCTCAGAGAGATGTACCTAAGCGGCAGCCTCTACGATGATCTACAG GTGGTGATGGCAGACCATGCCCAGCTAATGGTGCCTCTAATTCTGGATAAAAACCTGTGGTCGTTCATACCGGGAGAGGACACCATCATGAACGTCCCAGGTTTCTGGCTAGTCCGCAGAGAGAATTTAGAATATTTCCCACGTAACAGCAGCTACTGGGACCGCTGCATGGTCGGAGGATACCTGTCTCCTAAGTCAGTCCTGGACGTGTTTGACAAGATGGTGGGTTCTATCAACTGGCCGGCTATAGGCAGCGTCCTGGACTACGTCATCCGTCCCGTGGTCCCTTCGGAGACGCTCACCCTGGAGGTTCAGTACGAGCACGACCGAAAGCTTTCCGTGGACTTTCTCCCGTTACTCGTAATGGAGGACGGAACCTCGCTGATAGCTAAACCGCATCGGCTGGCCGCCGAGCGCCACCAGAACCTGTGGCGGCAGAGCTTCCGCGTGGCCGAGACGGCACGGCTCAGAGCCTTGGATCAAGAAGACGGAGGCTACCGGTGCGCGTGTCTCAAGGTGGCTAAGGCGGTGTGCAAGCTCAACCCTGCCCTCAACCGGCTCAACGCCAGCCAGCTCACCAACACCATCTTGCTGCTGAGCGAGAAGCAAAGTGACTGGACCCACGAGGCGCTGGCGGACAACTTCCTTCAGCTGCTGAAGGAGCTGGTGGGTCATTTGGAGGCGGGCCAACTGCCCTGCGCCCTCAACCCAAAGGTTAACTTGTTCTGTGAGCTGACTGAACAGGAAGTGGACGAGCTGGGATACATGCTGTACTGTACCCTCTCAGACCCCGAATCACTTCTGAGGACTGCGGCCACGCATCTGCCGCATCCATCAACGTGTCCAGGAGATCTGATGGACTCTCGACGGTAA
- the LOC133642978 gene encoding mitochondrial ribosome and complex I assembly factor AltMIEF1-like: MGGWSSSAVLGLYRALLRAGRHLQYTDRNYYRRAVAREFRRCQTLTAPEDKEAALKRGQFFLSSRLGGLM; the protein is encoded by the coding sequence ATGGGCGGCTGGTCTAGCAGTGCTGTGCTGGGGCTGTACCGGGCGCTGCTCCGTGCAGGGCGTCACCTTCAGTACACAGACCGCAACTACTACCGCCGCGCTGTGGCCCGTGAGTTTCGCCGCTGCCAAACCCTGACTGCACCCGAAGACAAGGAAGCAGCTCTGAAGAGGGGCCAGTTCTTCCTCAGCAGCCGACTGGGTGGGCTTATGTAG